The genomic segment GAATCTCTATTGCATTTATGAAATCACTTGGATTATATATTATGGATCCCTCTATGTGGATCTCCCTCCGTACGACTGCATAAAGATCTATATTCACATTTTTTTGCCCTAAGCCTAGAATAACCGACCTTATTCCTGATGGCAATATATTCGATATACTCATTATGTCCGATATACTACTATTATTACCTACTGTATCGACTATCTTTAGCCCGTTTAAATAAGGAAATTCAAGCGGATAATCATAAATACTACTCAGTATGTGCACTAAATCGCCAAACACCTCTCTCAGTATGTGTACTTTCTTAATATTTATTTCCTTTATAAATATGTTTACCTTATCTCTTAGTTCGTGGAGTAATAACATTGTGGTTAGATGCCCCAGTGCACCGCCACCGATGATCAATATATTATCGCCGGGTTTAGGATCTATTTTCTTCATTGCATGGATAACTACTGCTAAGGGCTCGGTTAATACTGCCTCATAGTTACTCAAGGAGTCGGGTACCTTGAATAAATACTTACTTTCAACATCCATGTATTCTGAGAGGGCTCCAGGCGCATTAACGCCAATACTTACTTTATTTTTACAAGTATTGAAGTGACCCACCTTACAATCAATACATGAGTCGCACCAATAATTGGGAAAAACCACAACCCTATCATTAATTTTAAGGCTGTTAGATCCATCTTCCTCCGCTATATTGACTACTTGAGCGACAATCTCGTGGCCTATCACTAGGGGGTACTTTATTCCCTCTCTATGGCCCCTACATATTTCCTTATCAGTACCACAAACACCCACTAGTAACGGCCTAATTAATACATGCCTAGGGGGTGCCTCCTTTATGTCTTTTCTATGAAATACGCAATCCTTATCAAGCTCATACTGCCACATCATAATTCACCCATAATTCTTACAAAGTCTAACATATGCGACAGAGGGATCTGGCCAGACGCTGATTTACCCATTAGGTCGACGAAAACTAAATCTGAACCGAATATCGGCGTCAACACCCTACCTACCTTCCCCCTCTCCCCCATGGTTAGCGTTATCAGGGGCTTCCTTAATTTAGCCCTCAAGTCATGGGTCACTCGAAGCATTGTTATGATAT from the Caldivirga maquilingensis IC-167 genome contains:
- a CDS encoding zinc-dependent alcohol dehydrogenase yields the protein MMWQYELDKDCVFHRKDIKEAPPRHVLIRPLLVGVCGTDKEICRGHREGIKYPLVIGHEIVAQVVNIAEEDGSNSLKINDRVVVFPNYWCDSCIDCKVGHFNTCKNKVSIGVNAPGALSEYMDVESKYLFKVPDSLSNYEAVLTEPLAVVIHAMKKIDPKPGDNILIIGGGALGHLTTMLLLHELRDKVNIFIKEINIKKVHILREVFGDLVHILSSIYDYPLEFPYLNGLKIVDTVGNNSSISDIMSISNILPSGIRSVILGLGQKNVNIDLYAVVRREIHIEGSIIYNPSDFINAIEILYNMHKEKYEYLYRMPIIEIPLIKINDYFRELINNDEVIKLIINPYGAELRRFKLGSVVEG